A genomic region of uncultured Paludibaculum sp. contains the following coding sequences:
- a CDS encoding ATP-binding cassette domain-containing protein produces the protein MDAVSIESVTKDFGAVTAVDNLSLVVPEQTIHGFVGPNGSGKTTTMRMIVNIFYPDRGTIHVFGRQMRGPSSELIGYLPEERGLYRKMAVLPLLEFYGELRSERKVTHEVKSWLERLGLAHCASQPLGTLSKGMAQKVQLIAAIVPQPKMLILDEPFSGLDPVSADEVRAAILDLRKRGTTIILSTHDMGVAELMCDRVFMILKGKKVLDGTLDSIQEMYGSDIVRLSANVDSGLLRSLRGVEAVNDLGQVKEIRMAPGSDPQAILHAAISHGEVKSFAVARPSLHDIFVRIATAKSEAEVQVA, from the coding sequence ATGGACGCAGTGAGTATCGAGAGTGTCACGAAAGACTTCGGCGCTGTCACCGCCGTCGACAATCTCTCTCTGGTAGTTCCCGAGCAGACGATTCACGGGTTCGTTGGACCCAACGGCTCTGGCAAGACCACGACCATGCGGATGATCGTGAATATCTTCTACCCGGACCGCGGGACTATTCATGTCTTCGGCCGCCAGATGCGGGGGCCGTCGTCCGAGTTAATTGGATATCTACCGGAGGAACGAGGGCTATACCGCAAAATGGCGGTGCTTCCTTTGCTCGAGTTCTACGGCGAACTGCGCAGCGAGCGGAAGGTCACACACGAGGTGAAGAGCTGGCTCGAGCGGCTCGGACTGGCGCACTGCGCCTCGCAGCCATTGGGGACGCTCAGCAAGGGCATGGCGCAGAAGGTGCAGTTGATCGCCGCCATTGTCCCCCAGCCCAAGATGTTGATTCTCGACGAACCCTTTAGCGGACTCGATCCCGTCAGCGCCGACGAGGTTCGCGCCGCGATTCTCGATCTGAGGAAGCGCGGCACGACGATCATCTTGAGCACTCACGACATGGGCGTTGCGGAACTCATGTGCGACCGGGTGTTCATGATCCTGAAGGGCAAGAAGGTTCTGGACGGAACCTTGGATTCCATTCAGGAAATGTACGGAAGCGACATCGTTCGCCTTTCCGCAAACGTCGATTCCGGATTACTCAGGTCTTTGAGGGGAGTCGAGGCAGTGAACGACCTCGGGCAGGTGAAAGAGATACGAATGGCCCCAGGCAGCGATCCGCAGGCCATCCTGCACGCGGCGATCTCCCATGGCGAGGTGAAGAGTTTCGCCGTGGCTCGGCCCTCATTACACGATATCTTCGTTCGCATTGCGACGGCCAAGTCCGAAGCCGAGGTGCAGGTTGCGTAA
- a CDS encoding ISKra4 family transposase: MPATSGGADSDATGKKTAEAVQQEVAQEVSRLLQVIFAGVHKTGLTDLEAIEMAVRGAMHRAGAAALGQLLSMDSAPAPRAICGCGGQARFHSLRRRGLLSVLGPMEFSRAYYVCPHCHQGQSPRDRELDVEGTEFSPGVRRMMAAVGSETSFEQGREQLELLAGLEVTAKAVERQAEAIGAAIEAGEQKEIRQAKQLDLPEVCAPAVPVFYIEMDGTGIPVTVKERAGRAGKTEGQPARTREVKLGCVFTQTTTDEDGRPIRDPDSTSYVAAIETAEEFGLRLYTEAWRRGWSRARQRVVLGDGAAWIWNLAEQHFPDAIQIVDLYHARQHIWELAARLFPNDERTRKRWAALCVDRLDAGKIEALVKILRQLRPDSDKLAQDVDNDADYFERNAERMRYPKFRAQGLFVGSGVVEAGCRTVVGKRLKCSGMFWTVRGANAILALRCCRLSSRFEDYWESRSRAA, encoded by the coding sequence CTGCCGGCTACGTCCGGTGGAGCAGACTCTGACGCCACAGGAAAAAAAACGGCGGAAGCCGTCCAGCAGGAAGTCGCCCAAGAAGTAAGCCGACTGCTGCAGGTCATCTTTGCCGGAGTCCACAAGACCGGCCTGACCGATCTGGAAGCCATTGAGATGGCGGTGCGCGGCGCGATGCATCGTGCCGGCGCTGCCGCACTGGGCCAATTGTTGTCGATGGACTCCGCACCCGCCCCACGCGCCATCTGCGGTTGCGGCGGTCAAGCCCGATTTCATTCGCTACGCCGCCGGGGCCTGCTGTCGGTCTTGGGTCCGATGGAGTTCTCGCGGGCCTACTATGTCTGTCCGCATTGCCATCAGGGCCAGAGCCCGCGCGACCGGGAACTGGACGTGGAAGGCACGGAGTTCTCGCCCGGTGTGCGGCGCATGATGGCCGCCGTGGGCTCGGAGACCAGCTTCGAGCAGGGCCGCGAGCAGTTGGAGTTACTGGCCGGATTGGAGGTCACCGCCAAGGCCGTCGAGCGTCAGGCCGAGGCCATTGGCGCAGCCATCGAAGCCGGCGAGCAGAAAGAGATCCGCCAGGCCAAACAACTGGATCTGCCTGAGGTCTGTGCCCCGGCCGTGCCGGTCTTCTACATCGAAATGGACGGCACCGGGATACCGGTGACGGTCAAGGAGAGAGCGGGCCGCGCCGGCAAGACCGAGGGTCAACCGGCTCGCACGCGCGAGGTCAAACTCGGCTGTGTGTTCACCCAGACCACCACGGACGAGGACGGACGGCCCATTCGCGATCCGGACTCGACTTCCTATGTCGCCGCCATCGAGACAGCCGAGGAATTCGGCCTGCGCCTGTACACCGAAGCCTGGCGGCGCGGCTGGAGCAGGGCGCGGCAAAGAGTCGTGCTCGGCGATGGCGCAGCCTGGATCTGGAATCTCGCTGAACAGCACTTTCCTGACGCAATCCAGATTGTGGACCTCTATCACGCTCGGCAGCACATCTGGGAACTGGCCGCCAGACTCTTCCCCAACGACGAGCGAACGCGCAAACGATGGGCGGCCCTCTGTGTGGACCGACTCGATGCAGGCAAGATCGAAGCGTTGGTGAAGATCCTGCGACAGCTGCGCCCGGACAGTGACAAACTCGCCCAGGATGTCGACAACGACGCCGACTATTTTGAACGCAACGCCGAACGCATGCGTTACCCGAAGTTCCGGGCGCAAGGTCTGTTTGTCGGCTCTGGTGTTGTCGAGGCCGGCTGTCGAACGGTGGTCGGCAAGCGCCTCAAATGCTCCGGCATGTTCTGGACCGTCCGTGGCGCCAACGCCATACTCGCCTTACGCTGTTGCCGACTCAGTAGCCGCTTCGAGGACTACTGGGAATCCCGCTCACGCGCCGCTTGA
- a CDS encoding alpha/beta fold hydrolase produces the protein MWSDRRSVHFIEQILRRDELAAQFVPQLHEEDTAGSCNRSGRTRTYNVIGPTNSMNIPPSFWIRTSRPNPRAALRLFCVPHAGGSPEMFSSWPQRLPAAVEVCGLCLPGRSVRMSEPLVTSLSQLVEGLSEALQDELHKPYALYGHSMGGLVCFELIRQLSAKGASMPRRLFVSGCYAPHIPDSAPIHMLPDDDFIRELNRFRTVPEEMSGDRELLDLFLPILRADAAVTETYVYAPAPPLNCPITAYIGAEDPVVGRADMEAWRQHTSRDFQTHVFPGDHFFIESSRAEVLSVLSNDLNRILQANSR, from the coding sequence ATGTGGAGTGATCGGCGAAGCGTACATTTCATCGAACAGATCCTGCGCAGGGATGAACTGGCAGCGCAGTTCGTTCCGCAGCTCCATGAGGAGGATACCGCAGGATCCTGCAATCGAAGCGGGAGGACGCGGACGTATAATGTGATCGGGCCGACGAATTCGATGAACATACCTCCTAGCTTCTGGATCAGAACATCCAGACCCAACCCGCGCGCCGCGTTGCGTCTGTTCTGTGTTCCGCACGCGGGAGGATCTCCTGAGATGTTTTCGTCGTGGCCGCAGAGGCTGCCCGCCGCCGTGGAAGTCTGTGGCCTATGCCTGCCGGGACGTTCCGTCCGAATGTCGGAACCGCTGGTCACGAGTCTGTCCCAATTGGTAGAAGGGCTGAGCGAAGCGCTTCAGGACGAACTCCACAAGCCGTACGCTCTCTACGGCCACAGCATGGGCGGGCTGGTCTGCTTCGAATTGATTCGCCAATTGTCGGCAAAGGGCGCCAGCATGCCTCGACGGCTCTTCGTCTCCGGTTGCTACGCGCCACACATTCCCGACTCGGCGCCCATCCACATGCTGCCGGATGACGACTTCATCCGTGAACTGAACCGGTTCCGGACCGTCCCGGAAGAGATGTCGGGAGACCGCGAATTACTGGATTTGTTTCTGCCCATCCTTCGAGCGGACGCGGCGGTCACTGAGACCTACGTCTATGCGCCGGCCCCGCCGCTGAATTGCCCAATCACCGCGTACATCGGCGCCGAAGATCCCGTCGTGGGACGAGCAGACATGGAAGCGTGGCGGCAACACACTAGCAGGGACTTTCAAACCCATGTCTTCCCTGGCGACCACTTCTTCATCGAGAGCAGCCGCGCCGAAGTTCTGTCCGTCTTGTCGAACGATCTCAACCGGATACTTCAGGCGAACTCACGCTGA